In Leptospira langatensis, a genomic segment contains:
- a CDS encoding metallophosphoesterase has translation MAASKIKYVVISDVHFGAYNSLLTYIEEFPDPVRREDKFKVNSQKTSPALIELLACLKNIVQSVNGASNAPQFILLGDVLELALGDINEASMTFERFLEVAYKEKKPVFSDKILYIPGNHDHHLWETARERQYIDYIASLKPNQYIEDAWYTTKMVDPDFVESHLLTGILRRNAKLKKGKAVIAYPNYEIVSKKGDHSVFLSHGNYLENIYALMSTMQRILLPEIDEDKKKPKPKPNFWQRLLNLNPFQSFTVVPNSRSITVLEKENFAWIDFFWSTLGRSGKVGKGIGLLYDMLQDEKAMGKLTSNITSYIFSKIKTNMFLKSILYWPVSNTLKKIVLKVGQDERGMSDNILSEEVITNLNTYLGETIPHQWEEESKKTKRTFPKDYTFIFGHTHKPFASLSQDIGLKIQDKLIFNTGGWVVDTIEIMKSHGGSVLLIDDDANVVSFRAYMEKDTKPTFIVPDGRSNRLYETLTQKVNLTDKKFQTLTKTFEEEIRLRRQVLRVRVQE, from the coding sequence ATGGCAGCTAGCAAAATCAAATACGTTGTAATATCAGATGTGCATTTCGGAGCATATAACAGTTTACTCACATACATTGAAGAGTTCCCGGATCCAGTACGGAGAGAGGATAAATTCAAAGTAAATTCGCAAAAAACTTCGCCCGCACTGATAGAACTGTTGGCTTGTTTAAAAAATATCGTCCAAAGCGTTAACGGCGCAAGCAACGCTCCTCAATTCATTCTATTAGGAGATGTGCTGGAATTAGCGTTAGGTGATATCAACGAAGCGTCCATGACCTTCGAACGTTTTTTAGAAGTTGCCTACAAAGAAAAGAAGCCAGTCTTTTCTGACAAAATACTCTATATACCCGGTAACCACGACCACCATCTCTGGGAAACCGCAAGAGAAAGACAATACATCGACTATATTGCCAGCCTTAAACCGAATCAGTATATAGAAGACGCTTGGTATACGACCAAGATGGTGGATCCTGACTTCGTAGAATCTCATTTGTTAACCGGCATCCTTAGAAGAAATGCGAAGCTAAAGAAAGGCAAAGCAGTCATCGCCTATCCGAACTATGAGATCGTAAGTAAGAAAGGGGATCATTCCGTATTCCTTTCTCACGGGAATTATCTAGAAAACATATATGCTCTCATGAGCACAATGCAAAGGATCCTTCTTCCCGAAATAGATGAGGACAAAAAGAAGCCGAAACCAAAGCCGAATTTCTGGCAGAGATTACTGAACTTAAACCCATTCCAATCCTTCACAGTAGTTCCTAATTCAAGATCGATCACGGTTCTTGAGAAAGAGAACTTCGCTTGGATCGATTTCTTTTGGTCCACGTTAGGAAGATCCGGAAAAGTAGGAAAAGGCATCGGACTTCTTTACGATATGCTGCAAGACGAAAAGGCAATGGGCAAATTAACGAGTAACATAACCAGTTATATATTCAGTAAGATCAAAACGAATATGTTTCTAAAATCGATACTATATTGGCCTGTCAGCAATACGCTTAAGAAGATAGTCTTGAAAGTAGGACAGGACGAAAGAGGAATGTCCGACAATATATTAAGCGAAGAGGTCATCACGAACCTGAATACGTATCTTGGCGAAACAATCCCTCACCAATGGGAAGAAGAAAGCAAGAAGACAAAGAGAACCTTTCCCAAGGATTATACCTTTATCTTTGGGCACACTCATAAGCCCTTCGCTTCCCTTTCGCAAGATATAGGACTGAAAATCCAAGATAAACTGATATTCAATACGGGAGGATGGGTCGTGGACACAATAGAGATCATGAAGTCGCACGGCGGATCTGTCCTACTCATAGATGACGATGCAAACGTAGTCTCCTTCCGCGCATATATGGAGAAGGACACGAAACCTACCTTTATCGTTCCTGATGGAAGAAGCAATCGTCTCTACGAAACACTTACGCAAAAAGTGAATCTTACGGATAAGAAATTCCAAACATTGACCAAGACCTTTGAAGAAGAGATCCGACTAAGAAGACAGGTCCTAAGGGTCCGAGTGCAGGAATAG
- the rpoC gene encoding DNA-directed RNA polymerase subunit beta', with protein MRSNNDFESITIRLASPERIKEWSYGEVKKPETINYRTLKPERDGLFCEKIFGTTKDWECYCGKFKSIRYKGVVCDKCGVEVTHSKVRRERMGHIELAAPVSHIWYYRSVPSRMGLLLDMTINQLKSVLYFEKYVIIDPADTGRNRGELIDEEEYHAYLDEYGDKFVAGIGADAIKELLSRIDVDAEARIIRQKIQEKEKISDKRILKRLEVLEAFRDSGNRPEWMVLDVVPVIPPELRPMVQLEGGRFATSDLNDLYRRVINRNNRLKRLLALKAPEIIVRNEKRMLQEAVDALFDNSRRKRTVKGKGNRPLKSISDMLKGKQGRFRQNLLGKRVDYSGRSVIVVGPELKYHEMGLPKKMALELFKPFIMKRLVDLDLAPNIKSAKKKVEAEEKEVFDVLETVVKEHPVMLNRAPTLHRLGIQAFLPVLVEGKAIKLHPLVCHAFNADFDGDQMAIHVPLTPKAQLEVWMLMLSPHNILNPANGHPICGPTQDIVLGIYYLTSELPSEAGVPLKSFANLDEVTYAIDRGVIEYRTKISVLHQGKILETTAGRLIFNTVLPEGYPYVNRALSDKETNRIIAEVYEKYGPAQTVLMLDDIKKLGYRYATIFSPTISIEDIRVSPGKVTLVGDANKEVERADGEYRKGIITNEERKKKVIEIWTKTNDLITDSMFKELEKDKGGYNPVFIMAASGARGSKQQIRQLAGMRGLMAKPSGEIIELAIRSNFREGLSVLEFFISTHGARKGLADTALKTADAGYLTRRLVDISQDVIVSEDDCGTEEHITLGTVKEGENVIVSLSDRVFGRYTAEDIIDPVSESVVYPKGTLVTREVGQKLENLGYERIKVRSPLTCESRWGICIKCYGMDMARLTPAEIGEAVGTIAAQSIGQPGTQLTMRTFHIGGAASAKVQEKEHKVGYRAVVNAINGRTLQTSDRGLIFTRRGSIVVQRLIQQFNSSELTNLRVENGQKVDKGELVATLASGENVTSEAPGTIKIADGIFRILGEEAVVPVKTATSLNVKVAQITEANQALGEFDPFNEIGVSEVEGTAAWVDLEVGKNVRRDEDVKTSNVNYKVIEQRREKLIPRIVVSSGGSKEEYLVPVDAIISVQNGDKVKAGDILFKIPTVAEKTRDITGGLPRVDELFEARRPKDATTLAETDGRIEDNGEIVKEKRVLYIVPDNEELDKVKVTIPIGKQLRVRHGDFVKRGDQMDDGNLDPHDILRVKGVTALQVYLVQEVQEVYRLQGVHINDKHIEVVVRQMMRKVLITDSGDTSFVNQQQVDRFAFLEENKRVVAEGGSPAQCVPILLGLTKASLNTESFFSAASFQETTKVLTDAAIKGKTDNLMGLKENVIIGHMIPAGTGMRKYRDVAVFKETYGDLDRPLEVEEEEIPMAIPEDNEN; from the coding sequence GAGCGCATGGGTCATATCGAACTCGCTGCTCCTGTTTCTCATATCTGGTACTATCGTTCCGTTCCTTCCAGAATGGGACTTCTTCTGGACATGACGATCAATCAGCTCAAGAGCGTTCTCTACTTCGAGAAATACGTGATCATCGATCCGGCTGATACCGGAAGAAACCGCGGTGAGCTCATCGACGAAGAAGAATATCACGCCTACCTAGACGAATACGGCGACAAATTCGTAGCAGGTATCGGCGCAGATGCAATCAAAGAACTTCTCTCTCGTATCGACGTTGACGCAGAAGCTCGTATCATTCGTCAGAAAATCCAAGAGAAAGAAAAGATCTCCGATAAAAGGATCCTGAAACGTCTCGAAGTTCTCGAGGCTTTCCGCGATTCAGGAAACCGTCCAGAGTGGATGGTATTGGATGTGGTTCCTGTCATCCCTCCTGAACTTCGCCCAATGGTGCAGTTAGAAGGTGGACGTTTTGCTACTTCCGACTTGAACGACCTTTATCGCCGAGTCATCAACCGTAATAACCGTCTGAAACGCCTTCTCGCGTTAAAAGCTCCTGAGATCATCGTTCGTAACGAAAAACGTATGCTCCAAGAAGCGGTAGACGCGTTATTCGACAACAGCCGTCGCAAACGTACTGTTAAAGGAAAAGGAAACAGACCTCTAAAATCCATTTCAGACATGCTGAAAGGAAAACAAGGACGTTTCCGCCAAAACCTACTCGGTAAGCGTGTGGACTACTCCGGTCGTTCCGTGATCGTCGTCGGTCCCGAGCTGAAATACCATGAGATGGGTCTTCCTAAAAAGATGGCTCTCGAACTATTTAAGCCTTTTATAATGAAGCGTTTGGTGGATCTGGACCTGGCTCCGAACATCAAGTCAGCTAAGAAGAAGGTAGAAGCAGAAGAAAAAGAAGTCTTCGACGTTCTCGAAACGGTAGTGAAAGAACATCCGGTCATGTTGAACCGTGCTCCTACCCTTCACCGTTTAGGGATCCAAGCCTTCTTGCCAGTTCTGGTCGAAGGTAAAGCGATCAAGCTTCACCCTCTCGTTTGTCACGCGTTCAACGCGGACTTTGACGGGGACCAGATGGCGATCCACGTTCCACTGACTCCAAAGGCTCAGTTGGAAGTATGGATGCTCATGCTTTCTCCTCACAATATCCTGAACCCTGCAAACGGTCACCCGATCTGCGGACCTACTCAGGATATCGTACTCGGGATTTATTATCTAACTTCCGAGCTTCCTTCCGAGGCGGGAGTGCCTCTTAAGTCTTTCGCGAACCTGGACGAGGTTACTTACGCGATCGACAGAGGAGTGATCGAGTATAGAACTAAGATTTCCGTTCTTCACCAAGGAAAGATCCTGGAGACAACTGCGGGTCGTTTGATCTTCAACACCGTTCTTCCGGAAGGATATCCTTATGTGAACCGTGCTCTCTCTGATAAAGAGACCAACAGGATCATTGCGGAAGTGTACGAGAAATACGGGCCGGCTCAAACCGTTCTGATGCTGGACGATATCAAGAAATTAGGATATCGCTACGCTACTATCTTCAGCCCGACTATCTCTATCGAAGATATCAGAGTGTCTCCGGGTAAAGTTACTCTTGTTGGCGACGCTAACAAAGAAGTAGAAAGAGCCGACGGAGAATATCGTAAAGGTATTATCACGAACGAAGAACGTAAGAAAAAAGTGATCGAGATCTGGACTAAGACCAACGACCTCATCACTGATTCCATGTTCAAGGAATTGGAAAAAGACAAGGGTGGATATAACCCTGTCTTCATCATGGCTGCTTCCGGTGCGCGCGGATCTAAACAACAGATCCGTCAGCTGGCAGGGATGCGCGGTTTGATGGCGAAACCTTCCGGTGAGATCATCGAGCTTGCGATCCGCTCTAACTTCCGCGAGGGATTGAGCGTTCTTGAATTCTTCATCTCCACTCACGGTGCTCGTAAGGGTCTTGCGGATACCGCGTTAAAAACTGCGGATGCAGGTTACCTGACCCGTCGTTTGGTGGATATTTCCCAAGACGTGATCGTTTCCGAAGACGATTGCGGAACTGAAGAGCATATCACTCTCGGAACCGTGAAAGAAGGAGAGAACGTAATCGTTTCTCTCAGTGATCGCGTATTCGGACGTTATACGGCAGAAGACATTATCGACCCTGTTTCCGAAAGTGTGGTGTATCCGAAAGGAACCCTCGTGACTAGAGAAGTAGGACAGAAACTGGAGAACCTTGGTTACGAAAGGATCAAAGTTCGTTCTCCTCTTACCTGCGAATCCCGTTGGGGAATTTGTATTAAGTGCTACGGTATGGACATGGCTCGTCTGACTCCTGCGGAGATCGGAGAAGCTGTGGGAACTATCGCGGCTCAGTCCATCGGTCAGCCTGGAACCCAGTTGACGATGAGAACATTCCACATCGGTGGTGCCGCTTCCGCAAAAGTACAAGAGAAAGAGCACAAGGTAGGATACCGAGCGGTCGTAAATGCGATCAACGGTCGTACTTTACAAACTTCTGATAGAGGTTTGATCTTCACTCGTCGCGGATCCATCGTTGTCCAAAGATTGATCCAACAGTTCAACTCTTCCGAACTGACCAACCTTCGTGTTGAAAACGGTCAGAAAGTGGATAAAGGGGAGTTGGTTGCAACTCTTGCTTCCGGAGAGAACGTAACTTCCGAAGCTCCAGGAACCATTAAGATCGCAGACGGGATCTTTAGGATCTTAGGAGAAGAAGCAGTTGTTCCTGTGAAAACTGCAACCTCTCTAAACGTGAAAGTAGCGCAGATTACCGAGGCGAACCAAGCTTTGGGAGAATTTGACCCGTTCAACGAGATCGGAGTCTCCGAAGTAGAAGGAACTGCCGCTTGGGTGGATTTGGAAGTCGGTAAGAACGTACGACGCGATGAGGACGTAAAAACGTCTAACGTTAATTATAAAGTGATCGAACAGCGTAGGGAAAAATTGATCCCAAGGATCGTAGTATCTTCCGGCGGAAGCAAAGAAGAATATTTGGTTCCGGTGGATGCGATCATTTCCGTTCAAAACGGAGATAAGGTGAAGGCCGGGGACATTCTGTTCAAGATCCCGACTGTAGCCGAGAAAACCCGAGACATTACCGGAGGTCTTCCTCGTGTGGATGAACTCTTCGAGGCACGTCGCCCGAAAGATGCAACCACTCTGGCTGAGACTGACGGAAGGATCGAAGACAACGGCGAGATCGTAAAAGAAAAACGAGTTCTGTACATTGTTCCGGATAACGAAGAGCTGGATAAGGTAAAGGTTACCATCCCTATCGGTAAGCAGTTGCGCGTTCGTCACGGAGACTTCGTAAAACGCGGAGATCAGATGGACGACGGAAATCTGGATCCTCACGATATCTTGAGAGTAAAAGGTGTAACCGCGCTCCAAGTATATCTAGTGCAAGAGGTCCAAGAGGTTTACAGACTCCAAGGGGTGCATATCAACGATAAGCATATCGAGGTCGTTGTTCGCCAAATGATGCGTAAGGTCTTGATCACCGATTCCGGAGACACTTCCTTCGTGAACCAGCAGCAGGTAGACCGCTTCGCTTTCTTGGAAGAGAACAAGAGAGTGGTAGCAGAAGGTGGATCTCCTGCACAATGTGTTCCTATTCTTTTAGGTTTAACAAAAGCCTCTTTGAATACGGAGTCTTTCTTCTCCGCAGCTTCCTTCCAGGAAACTACGAAGGTTCTGACTGACGCCGCGATCAAAGGAAAAACGGATAACTTAATGGGACTTAAGGAGAATGTGATCATCGGTCACATGATCCCTGCGGGAACCGGAATGAGAAAATACCGCGATGTAGCGGTATTCAAAGAGACCTACGGGGATCTAGATCGTCCTCTGGAAGTGGAAGAAGAAGAAATTCCAATGGCCATACCGGAAGACAACGAGAATTAA
- a CDS encoding GMC oxidoreductase: MKLYEAIVIGTGFGGSINACRLSKKWPGKVLVLERGKEYPMGSFPRSPEGMSKNFWNVPEEGSIPRSSLSKKSGRQTGLFDIRNYPKLDVVLSAGLGGGSLIYANVFLEPPDHIFDNRWPATCKKRNLKPYYKIVKDVLGSRPIPDNGEERRRVVRTELYEQFAVKEARISKRADLNVFFGNDFKKPTPIGVQEKNRFGAVQTSCTYCAECDVGCNTHSKNTLDLNYLFVAKNVNKAEIRTEHLATRIVPLGPKGQEDPNANGEYGYRVHILNLQNGESNATFADAKRVIVSAGTLGSTELLLRCKTKYKTLPKVSDKIGTQFSGNGDFLSFTAKGTKPADPNYGPVITQYTDYNLFQGFDSKKAFLLEDASYPVFASYFVSGALPLIFRLKYIFHIVREFFKSILDGKIFGRIGFLLTEALKGDLSYTSAVLLCMGIDTSDGKMFLDKKGNLQIQWPQKENQTLYDSIMDVNKKFAKFTNAATRFPMPTYSWPVRNNVTVHPLGGCVLGPSPAQGVCSSEYKTFGKVFGYEGLYVADGSLLPTAVGANPSMTISALSEMVAEGITGKKPSSSLK; encoded by the coding sequence TTGAAGTTATACGAAGCCATCGTTATAGGTACAGGGTTCGGCGGTTCGATTAACGCGTGCAGGCTTTCTAAAAAATGGCCTGGTAAGGTTTTGGTTCTCGAGCGTGGTAAGGAATATCCTATGGGATCTTTTCCTCGTTCCCCTGAAGGAATGTCTAAGAACTTTTGGAATGTTCCTGAAGAAGGTTCTATTCCCCGCTCTTCTCTATCTAAGAAAAGCGGACGTCAAACCGGACTATTCGATATTCGGAATTATCCTAAGTTAGACGTGGTCTTGTCTGCAGGATTAGGGGGAGGATCTCTGATCTATGCGAATGTTTTTTTGGAGCCTCCCGACCATATTTTCGACAATCGCTGGCCGGCTACCTGCAAGAAACGTAATTTAAAACCTTATTATAAGATCGTAAAAGATGTCTTGGGCTCTCGTCCTATTCCCGACAACGGTGAGGAAAGAAGAAGGGTCGTTAGAACCGAATTGTACGAGCAGTTCGCGGTCAAGGAGGCTCGCATTTCTAAGAGAGCGGACCTGAATGTCTTTTTCGGGAACGATTTTAAGAAGCCTACTCCGATCGGAGTTCAGGAAAAGAATCGTTTCGGAGCGGTCCAGACTTCCTGCACATATTGTGCTGAATGCGATGTGGGTTGCAATACGCATTCTAAAAACACGTTAGATCTGAACTATCTTTTCGTAGCGAAGAATGTAAACAAGGCAGAGATCCGTACGGAACATCTCGCTACTAGGATCGTTCCCTTAGGACCGAAAGGCCAAGAGGATCCGAACGCAAACGGAGAATACGGGTATAGAGTCCATATCCTGAATTTGCAAAACGGAGAGAGTAACGCAACCTTTGCGGATGCTAAGAGAGTGATCGTCTCTGCAGGTACTTTGGGAAGTACAGAACTTCTTCTGAGATGTAAGACCAAATACAAGACATTGCCTAAGGTCTCCGATAAAATCGGCACTCAATTCTCCGGGAACGGGGACTTTCTTTCCTTTACTGCGAAGGGCACAAAGCCTGCGGATCCGAATTATGGTCCTGTCATCACTCAATATACGGATTATAATCTATTCCAAGGCTTCGATTCTAAGAAAGCCTTCTTGTTAGAAGATGCAAGTTATCCTGTATTCGCTTCCTACTTCGTGTCCGGAGCCCTGCCGCTCATTTTCAGATTGAAATATATCTTTCATATTGTTCGGGAATTCTTCAAAAGTATTCTGGACGGAAAGATTTTCGGTAGGATCGGCTTTCTATTAACCGAGGCATTAAAGGGAGATCTTTCTTATACGTCTGCGGTGCTTCTCTGTATGGGGATCGATACTTCCGACGGAAAAATGTTTTTGGATAAGAAGGGAAATCTCCAGATCCAATGGCCTCAAAAAGAGAACCAAACACTTTATGATTCCATAATGGATGTGAATAAAAAATTCGCAAAATTCACGAATGCTGCGACTAGATTCCCGATGCCTACGTATTCTTGGCCGGTCCGGAATAATGTGACTGTGCATCCTTTAGGCGGTTGCGTTTTGGGTCCTTCTCCTGCTCAGGGAGTTTGTTCTTCTGAGTATAAGACTTTCGGTAAAGTGTTCGGTTACGAGGGTCTTTATGTTGCGGACGGTAGTCTTCTTCCTACTGCAGTGGGAGCGAATCCGTCGATGACGATCTCCGCTCTTTCCGAGATGGTAGCAGAGGGGATTACCGGTAAGAAACCGAGTTCTAGTTTAAAGTAG
- the rpsL gene encoding 30S ribosomal protein S12, producing the protein MPTISQLIRHGRKKQVNKSKSPALKSSPQRRGVCTKVTTFTPKKPNSALRKVARVRLTTGIEVTAYIPGEGHNLQEHNVVLIRGGRVKDLPGVRYHIIRGTLDTLGIDKRRKGRSKYGTKKPKA; encoded by the coding sequence ATGCCAACAATTAGCCAACTTATACGCCACGGCAGGAAGAAACAGGTAAACAAATCCAAATCTCCTGCACTTAAAAGCAGTCCTCAAAGAAGAGGAGTGTGCACAAAGGTGACCACGTTCACCCCGAAAAAACCGAACTCGGCTCTTAGAAAAGTAGCAAGGGTTCGCTTAACCACCGGTATCGAAGTAACCGCTTATATTCCGGGTGAGGGACATAACCTACAAGAGCACAACGTGGTTCTGATCCGTGGTGGAAGGGTAAAAGACTTACCAGGGGTTCGTTATCATATTATCCGTGGTACCTTGGATACTCTAGGTATCGATAAACGTCGTAAGGGTCGTTCTAAATACGGAACGAAGAAACCTAAGGCGTAA
- a CDS encoding sterol desaturase family protein, with amino-acid sequence MRFVCELSWEQCLFDLLLYQLKMNFVRYYPIAGLAFLIFWVWKKNYFQRFRIQENFPKKDRVIFEIKQSAVTLLMFCSIAISVFVLRRLHILPVKTYSDISLYGGWPYLLFSFAVLTIWHETWFYWFHRFMHHKKIYPFVHSVHHRSTNPSPLAAYNFHWLEAFIEGVYIVPIVCIIPIYGYLILFHTFYAMIMNIWWHLGYEFFPKGWTTHPLLKWLNTSTHHNLHHQKFHGNYSLYFNFWDRIMGTNFSDYSEKFEQGVAARALRKSDPSNPEVSWQKSA; translated from the coding sequence ATGAGATTCGTTTGCGAGCTAAGTTGGGAACAATGCCTTTTCGATCTACTTTTATATCAATTGAAAATGAACTTTGTGAGATACTATCCGATCGCGGGTCTCGCATTTCTTATCTTCTGGGTTTGGAAGAAGAACTATTTTCAGAGATTTCGGATCCAAGAGAATTTTCCTAAGAAAGACAGAGTGATCTTTGAGATCAAACAGTCTGCGGTGACCCTTCTTATGTTCTGCTCGATAGCAATCTCCGTCTTCGTTTTGAGAAGGTTGCATATTCTCCCGGTAAAGACGTACTCGGATATTTCTCTTTATGGCGGTTGGCCGTATTTGTTATTTAGTTTTGCCGTCCTTACTATTTGGCATGAGACTTGGTTTTACTGGTTCCATAGGTTCATGCACCATAAGAAAATTTATCCATTCGTGCATTCTGTGCATCATAGATCTACGAATCCTTCTCCTTTGGCCGCTTATAATTTTCATTGGTTGGAGGCGTTTATTGAAGGGGTGTATATTGTTCCGATTGTTTGCATTATACCGATATATGGGTATCTAATACTATTCCATACATTCTATGCGATGATCATGAATATCTGGTGGCATCTCGGGTATGAGTTCTTTCCTAAAGGATGGACGACTCATCCTTTATTAAAATGGTTGAATACTTCTACTCATCATAATTTGCATCACCAGAAATTTCATGGGAACTATAGTTTGTATTTCAATTTCTGGGATAGGATCATGGGCACGAATTTTTCGGATTATTCGGAAAAGTTCGAACAAGGAGTGGCTGCGAGAGCGCTCCGGAAATCGGATCCTTCGAATCCGGAGGTTTCTTGGCAAAAGTCCGCTTAA
- a CDS encoding adenylate/guanylate cyclase domain-containing protein, translating into MEQEIESETQEFIEKTDLEELLSQYKDAIDKSTIVSMTNLHGKITYANDEFCRLSKYSREELVGKPHNIVRHPDMPKEAFRLMWDTIKAGKIWKGVVENRAKDGSKYIVNTTIIPIKNPDGTNKEYIGIRSDISELVFSQNKVRSLLDASSKFVPSQFLNELKSTDLTTVHPGEATNLNLTVLFADIRGFTSISEKLSSTEIFRNLNRYISHMEPIVTKHSGFIDKFIGDGLMALFHKGEDAVLAGKAMLEELERFNEKFTKEGNERIRIGIGIHSGPVVLGTVGTETRMNTTVIGDTVNVAARMEKLTKKAKVPMLFTEETFGELSSRHSVKKVGKSVLRGRVNATTLYTLD; encoded by the coding sequence ATGGAACAGGAAATCGAATCCGAAACCCAAGAGTTTATAGAGAAAACGGACTTGGAGGAACTTCTAAGCCAGTACAAGGATGCGATCGATAAAAGTACGATCGTATCGATGACAAATCTACACGGGAAGATCACTTACGCAAACGACGAATTCTGCCGTCTCTCAAAATACAGCAGAGAGGAATTAGTCGGAAAGCCACATAACATAGTGAGACATCCTGATATGCCAAAGGAAGCCTTTCGGCTTATGTGGGATACGATCAAAGCAGGTAAGATCTGGAAAGGGGTCGTGGAGAACCGAGCGAAAGATGGAAGCAAATATATCGTCAATACTACCATCATACCCATCAAGAATCCCGACGGGACCAACAAGGAATACATAGGGATCCGAAGCGATATATCCGAACTCGTCTTCTCGCAGAACAAAGTTCGTTCTCTATTGGATGCAAGTTCCAAATTCGTACCTTCTCAATTCTTAAATGAACTGAAATCGACGGATCTAACTACCGTTCATCCTGGAGAAGCGACCAATCTGAATTTAACGGTATTATTTGCCGACATCCGAGGGTTTACTTCTATCTCGGAAAAGCTCTCTTCTACGGAGATCTTTCGCAATCTCAACCGATATATCTCGCATATGGAACCGATCGTTACGAAACATTCCGGCTTTATCGACAAGTTCATCGGAGACGGGCTCATGGCTCTCTTTCATAAAGGAGAGGATGCAGTACTTGCCGGAAAGGCAATGTTAGAAGAGCTCGAACGGTTTAACGAAAAGTTTACCAAAGAAGGAAACGAAAGGATCCGTATCGGGATAGGCATTCACTCTGGCCCCGTTGTCTTAGGAACCGTAGGAACCGAGACAAGGATGAACACTACTGTTATAGGCGATACAGTAAACGTTGCCGCAAGAATGGAAAAGCTAACCAAGAAGGCAAAAGTGCCTATGCTGTTTACGGAAGAAACTTTCGGCGAACTGTCCTCAAGACATTCCGTAAAAAAAGTAGGTAAGTCCGTTCTTCGAGGAAGAGTAAACGCCACTACTCTCTACACGTTGGACTAG
- the rpsG gene encoding 30S ribosomal protein S7, which yields MSRRRGKVEPRKIQPDSVYGDVNIAKFINCLMLDGKKSVAESLFYDALELIQKKTGNDPYVTFTEALENVKPQVEVKSRRVGGVTYQVPIEVRPERRLALGIRWLIRYSRDRNEKGMANKLAAEFIEAQKGTGAAIKKKEDIRKMADANKAFSHYRW from the coding sequence ATGTCTAGAAGAAGAGGAAAAGTAGAGCCACGTAAGATCCAACCGGATTCAGTTTACGGAGACGTAAATATCGCTAAATTCATCAACTGCTTGATGCTGGATGGAAAGAAATCCGTAGCCGAATCATTGTTTTACGATGCACTGGAACTGATCCAGAAAAAGACCGGAAATGATCCTTATGTAACTTTCACCGAGGCATTGGAAAATGTAAAACCTCAAGTGGAAGTAAAATCTCGCCGTGTGGGTGGGGTTACTTACCAAGTTCCTATCGAAGTTCGTCCGGAAAGACGTCTTGCTTTAGGGATTAGATGGTTGATCCGTTATTCTAGAGATAGAAATGAAAAAGGCATGGCGAATAAGTTGGCTGCCGAGTTCATCGAAGCTCAGAAAGGTACCGGAGCTGCAATCAAGAAGAAAGAAGATATCCGTAAAATGGCAGATGCAAACAAAGCATTCAGCCACTATCGCTGGTAA